Within Caulobacter segnis, the genomic segment TCCTTGACCGAGGCGATCGGGTTGAAGAACTCCAGCTTGGCGACGACCTCGCCCTTGGGCTTCAGCTCGGCCGTCAGGCGCGGCAGGCGGACCAGGGGGGTGTCGCCGATCGTGTCGATGATCGAATCGTAGATCTTGCCGCGACCGGCGCGCTTGAAGCGCGAAGCGTCATAGAGGGAGGAAGCGTCGTCCATCGGAGCACCCTGGAGCCTTAGGTTGCGGAAAGCGGCGGCACCCTAGACCCGCAAATCCCACCTGTCAGGAGGTCATTCAGCGGCGAGGCTTGCAGTTTTGCTATCGAGCAGGGGCTCCAGCAGGCTTTCCGCCAGCCAGCGAACGGCCGGAACCGCGACGCCATCGCCGATCACCTGCAGGCCGGCTGTCTGGGAGCGCGGCAGCCGATAGCTGTCTGGCAGGCCCATCAGGCGCGCGCCCTCGCGCGGCGTGACCAGGCGCGAGCGGACCTGACCGTTCTCGATGACCAACAGGGTCTGGCGCGAGGAGCCGCCGCGCGGCGTGCGCAGACATCCGGCCAGACCGTCGAACCGGACTTCGGCCCGCTGGTCGCCGCCGCGCATGCGCCGGAACACCGCCCCGACCGCGCGCTCGCCCGACTTGATCCGCAGTTCGACCGCCTCGCGGTGGCTGTCGGCCATCAGGGCCAGCAGGGCCTCGGTGCGGTCCTGGGGGTTCCAGGCCACGGCGTCGTCGGGCTCGAGCACGACGGCCAGGTCGGTGTTGCGGGCCGGCGGTGACGGGACACCCCACCAGATCCAGCGTTCTTTCAGGTCATCGGGCAGGCGGGCGGCGGCCTCGCGCACCGCGCGGGTGTGGAAAGCGCTGGAGCCCTCCAGCTCGACCGCCGGCAGGCGCGTGGCGACCACGAAGACACGGGGCCGCGACTGCGGGACGAAGGCGCTGGCGTCGATCTCGATCGCCCCGAAGCGATAGCCCTCCTCCGAAAGCGCGCCGCACAGGGCGGTGAAGTCATCGCCATGGTGCGAGGTCAGGAGGCCGACCACGTTCTCGATCACGATCACCGGCGGGGCGCGATCCTGCGCCGACATCGCCTTCATCAGCGTCCAGAAACCGAAGAAGGCCGAGGACTTGCCGCCCGCCAGGCCCGCCCGCGCGCCCGCCAGGCTGAAGTCCTGGCAGGGGCTGGAGGCCCAAGCCAGGTCGGCGCTCGGGATCTGGTCGGCAGTCAGGGCGAAGACGTCGCCGGCGTGGAAGTGCCCCTCACCCTGGGAAGAGCCGGCGTCCGCGAAGTTGGCCCGGTAGGTCTGCGCCTTCACCGCATCGAAGTCGTTGGCGAAGGCGCAGGTCCAGCGCTCGCCCAGACCGATGCGGGCCATGCCGCCGCCGGCGAAGAATTCGAGGAAGGAGGGGGAGGCGTTCCGATTCATCGCCCCGGAGTCTAGTCGCACCCGCCGCCCGGCCCAAGCCATCGCTAGTCGCCTTTTGGCCCCAGATAGTCCTTGCCGTAGACCGCCTCTCGGAAGTCGTGGTGCAGCGTGCCGTCGAACGGATAGGTCTGGACGAAGAACACCGCCGTCAGGTTGTTGACCGGGTCGACCCAGAACAGGGTGGTCTCGCGGCCGTCCCAGAAGAATTCGCCGACCGCGCCGCGGTTCTCGGCCGCCGTCTGGGGCTGGCTCTTGCGGACCGTGAAGTCGAGGCCGAACCCGACCGTGCCCTTGCTGGGCAGCCAGCGACGCTGGGTGACGCGGGCGTCCAGGTGGTCGGTGGCCATCAGGCGCACGGTCGAGGGCTTGAGGATCCGCACCCCGTCCAGCTCGCCGCCGTTCAGCAGCATGCGCGAGAAGCGGGCGTAGTCGTCGATCGGGGCCACGATGCCGGCCCCGCCCATGGTCAGGCGACGGGCGGGGTTGAAGTTCAGCCTTCGGGTCTCGGCGTCATCCTGACGCGCCAGCTTGCCGTCGGGACCCTTGTTGTAGGTCGCCGCCAGACGGGCGAAGGCGGTCTCCGGCTGGGTCCAGGCGGCTTCCTTCATGCCCAGCGGGTCCAGGACATGAGCCTTCACATAGGCCTCGAACGGCTGGCCAGTCAGCGTTTCGACCAGCAGGGCCTGAACGTCGACGGCGGCGCTGTAGCTCCATTCCTCGCCGGGATCGAACAGCAGCGGCGCCTTGGCGATGCGATGGCCGAACTCGGTCAGGTCGTTGCCGATGTTCATCGGGTCGAGGGCCGAGAACGCCGCGTCGGCCGGCGTCGCCGCGCCGCCGTACGAGAAGCCTGCCGTGTGGCGGAGGATGTCGCGGATCAGGATCGGGCGGCTGGCGGGACGCGTCTGGCCCTGGGCGTCCATCACCTTCATGTCGGCGAATTCGGGCAGGTAACGCGACAGCGGATCGTCCAGACCGAACTTGCCCTGCTCCCACAGCTGCATCAAAGCCACGCCCGTGATCGGCTTGGTCATCGAGAAGATCTGCACCAGGGTGTCGCGACGCATCGGCTTGCCGCCTTCGCGGTCGGCCATGCCGGCGGTCCCGAAATAGCGCTCCTGGCCGTCCTGCCAGACCAGGGCCGAGACCCCGACGGCTCGGCCGCTGTCGACCATGGCTTTCAGGGCCGCGTCGATGCGTTTCTTGTCGATCTTGACCGGAGCGACAGCCTGGGCGGCCGGCGTCGGACGCGCGAGAGCGGGCGCGGCCGGAGCGGCCAGCAGCGTCGCCGCGACGGCGGCGAGGATGAACTTCTTGGACACGCGGCCTCCCCGACGCTTCTTATGACGGCGTCGGGACTGTCGCCGAGGGCGCGTGGCTTTTCCAGCCCGTCGTGGTCGTAGACGCGATCAGGACCGGTCGGGCTGGGAGGCGACCATCTTGAGGTAGACGCCGTAGGGCGACTTGGCCAGGTCGTGGGCCAGGCCCAGCAGCTGCTCGGTCGAGATCCAGCCGTTCTGGTAGGCGACCTCCTCGACGCAGCCGATCTTCAGGCCCTGGCGGTGCTCCAGGGTCCGAACGAACTCGGAGGCCTCCAGCAGGCTGTCGTGGGTGCCGGTGTCCAGCCAGGCGAAGCCCCGGCCCATGCGCTCGACCGACAGCGCGCCGGCCTCCAGGTAGAGGCGGTTGATGTCGGTGATCTCCAGCTCGCCGCGCGCGCTGGGCTTGAGATCGCGGGCGAAGTCGACGACGCGGTTGTCGTACATGTAGAGACCGGTGACCGCCCAGTTCGAGCGCGGCTTTTCCGGCTTTTCCTCGATCGACACAGCCTTGCCCGAGGCGTCGAACTCGACGACGCCGTAGCGCTGCGGATCGTTGACGAAGTAGGCGAAGACGCTGGCCCCACTCTTCGACCGCTCCTTGGCGCCGTGCAGGATGCGGCCAAGGCCCGCGCCGTAGAACAGGTTGTCACCCAGGACCAGCACGCTGGGCTCGTTCCCCACGAAGTCGGCCCCGATCCGGTAGGCCTCGGCCAGGCCGTTCGGATTGGCCTGCTTGGCGTAGGTGATGTTGATCCCCCAGCGCGCGCCGTCGCCCAGGAGGCCTTCGAACAGCGGCAGGTCGCGGGGCGTGGAGATGATCAGCACGTCGCGCACGCCGGCCATCATGAGCACCGACAGCGGATAGTAGATCATCGGCTTGTCGAAGACCGGCAGCAGCTGCTTGCTGATCGCCATGGTCACGGGATGGAGGCGAGTGCCCGATCCGCCCGCGAGGATGATGCCCTTCATTACGTCTTCTTTTTCAGTCTTGACGGTCGAGCCTAGAGCGGAATTCACGGCAGCGTGAGCGCTTTTGGTCCGGGGCCGGCGTTTCAACGCGATGATTTGGAAGAAAATTTGGCGACGTCGGCCTCAGGTGTGGCCCTTGGCCGCCAGATAACGATCCAGCGCCTGCGTCCAGTGCGGCATCGGCCGTCCGATCGCCGCCTCCAGCTTGGCGTTCGACAGGGCGCTGTACGGCGGCCGGCGCGCCGGCGTCGGGAACTGGCTGGTCGGGATCGGCGCCACCTCGGCGGCGACGCCATCCTTGGTGACCTTGGCCTTCTCGATGATCGCCGTCGCGAAATCGCACCAGCTGGCCACGCCGGAATTGACCACGTGATAGGTCCCCGCCGGCGCCTGGGCTCCGATCAGGTCCAGGATCGCCTCGCCGGCGTCCCACGAAGCGGTCGGCGACATCACCTGGTCATCAACCACGGTCAGGCGGCCCCGCTCTCTGCCGAAGCGGATCATCGTCTCGACGAAGTTGCCGCCCTTGCCGCTGGCCCCGGCCACGCCGAACAGAGAGGCGACGCGGGCGACGATGACGTCGTCGTGTTCCAGCCGGGCCAGGTCCTCGCCCAGGGCCTTGGTCGCGCCATAGACATTGACCGGTGCGCGACCGATGTCCTCCGACAAGGGCTGGCGCTGGTCCTGGCCGCCATAGACGTAGTCGGTCGAGACCTGCACCAGCCGCGCGCCCCGAGCCGCGCAGGCCTTGGCCAGGCGGCCGGCGAAGTGGGCGTTGATCGCCACGGCCGGCGCGGGATCCTTCTCGCAGTCGTCGACGCGGGTGACGGCCACGCAGTTGATGGCGACGTCGAAGTCCAGGTCGCCGAGGCCCGCCGCCGGATCGGCCGCGTCGAGCTGGGCGCGGGTCACCGGCGCGAGGTCGAGACCGCGCCGGGCGGCCAGCGTCGTCAGGTCCGACCCCAGCTGACCGTTGGCGCCGAAAAGGGCGATGCGGACCATCAGGCGCTCTTCAGCCCCAGGCGCTGGCCGGCGTAGCGTTCGCGCAGCGGCGCCCACCAGGCCTCGTTGTCCAGATACCACTGGATGGTCTTGCGCAGGCCGGTGTCGAAGGTCTCTTGCGCCTTCCAGCCCAACTCGGTCTCCAGCTTGGTGGCGTCGATGGCGTAGCGGGCGTCATGGCCCGGACGGTCGGCGACGAAGGTGATCAGGTCGCGGCGCTTCAGCCCCGCAACCGGGCGCAGCGCGTCCAGCACGTCGCAGATCGCCTCGACCACCTGCAGGTTGGTGCGCTCGTTGCGGCCGCCGACATTGTAGCTCTCGCCCGGCACGCCCTTGGTGGCGATCAGGTGCAGGGCGCGGGCGTGGTCTTCGACGTGCAGCCAGTCGCGGACGTTGTCGCCCTTGCCGTAGACCGGCAGCGGCTTGCCCTCCAGGGCGTTCAGCGTGACCAGCGGGATCAGCTTCTCGGGGAAGTGATAGGGCCCGTAGTTGTTCGAGCAGTTCGAGACGACGACCGGCAGGCCATAGGTGTGATGCCAGGCCCGCGCCAGGTGGTCGGACGAGGCCTTGGACGCCGAATAGGGCGAGCGCGGGTCGTAGGGCGTGGTCTCGCTGAACAGGCCCTCGGCGCCCAGGCTGCCGAACACCTCGTCGGTCGAGATGTGGTGGAAGCGGAACGCGTCCTTCTCGGCACCCTCCAGGCCCTGCCAGTGCTCCAGGGCCGCTTGCAGCATCACGTAGGTGCCGACGATGTTTGTCTGGATGAAGTCGCCGGGACCGGTGATCGAGCGGTCGACATGGCTCTCGGCGGCCAGGTGCATGACGACATTGGGCCGAAAGCCCTTGACCGCGGCGGACACCGCCGCGGCGTCGGCGACGTCACCCTGGGCGA encodes:
- the rfbD gene encoding dTDP-4-dehydrorhamnose reductase, translated to MVRIALFGANGQLGSDLTTLAARRGLDLAPVTRAQLDAADPAAGLGDLDFDVAINCVAVTRVDDCEKDPAPAVAINAHFAGRLAKACAARGARLVQVSTDYVYGGQDQRQPLSEDIGRAPVNVYGATKALGEDLARLEHDDVIVARVASLFGVAGASGKGGNFVETMIRFGRERGRLTVVDDQVMSPTASWDAGEAILDLIGAQAPAGTYHVVNSGVASWCDFATAIIEKAKVTKDGVAAEVAPIPTSQFPTPARRPPYSALSNAKLEAAIGRPMPHWTQALDRYLAAKGHT
- a CDS encoding serine hydrolase domain-containing protein, with product MSKKFILAAVAATLLAAPAAPALARPTPAAQAVAPVKIDKKRIDAALKAMVDSGRAVGVSALVWQDGQERYFGTAGMADREGGKPMRRDTLVQIFSMTKPITGVALMQLWEQGKFGLDDPLSRYLPEFADMKVMDAQGQTRPASRPILIRDILRHTAGFSYGGAATPADAAFSALDPMNIGNDLTEFGHRIAKAPLLFDPGEEWSYSAAVDVQALLVETLTGQPFEAYVKAHVLDPLGMKEAAWTQPETAFARLAATYNKGPDGKLARQDDAETRRLNFNPARRLTMGGAGIVAPIDDYARFSRMLLNGGELDGVRILKPSTVRLMATDHLDARVTQRRWLPSKGTVGFGLDFTVRKSQPQTAAENRGAVGEFFWDGRETTLFWVDPVNNLTAVFFVQTYPFDGTLHHDFREAVYGKDYLGPKGD
- the rfbA gene encoding glucose-1-phosphate thymidylyltransferase RfbA, which gives rise to MKGIILAGGSGTRLHPVTMAISKQLLPVFDKPMIYYPLSVLMMAGVRDVLIISTPRDLPLFEGLLGDGARWGINITYAKQANPNGLAEAYRIGADFVGNEPSVLVLGDNLFYGAGLGRILHGAKERSKSGASVFAYFVNDPQRYGVVEFDASGKAVSIEEKPEKPRSNWAVTGLYMYDNRVVDFARDLKPSARGELEITDINRLYLEAGALSVERMGRGFAWLDTGTHDSLLEASEFVRTLEHRQGLKIGCVEEVAYQNGWISTEQLLGLAHDLAKSPYGVYLKMVASQPDRS
- a CDS encoding DNA cytosine methyltransferase; the encoded protein is MNRNASPSFLEFFAGGGMARIGLGERWTCAFANDFDAVKAQTYRANFADAGSSQGEGHFHAGDVFALTADQIPSADLAWASSPCQDFSLAGARAGLAGGKSSAFFGFWTLMKAMSAQDRAPPVIVIENVVGLLTSHHGDDFTALCGALSEEGYRFGAIEIDASAFVPQSRPRVFVVATRLPAVELEGSSAFHTRAVREAAARLPDDLKERWIWWGVPSPPARNTDLAVVLEPDDAVAWNPQDRTEALLALMADSHREAVELRIKSGERAVGAVFRRMRGGDQRAEVRFDGLAGCLRTPRGGSSRQTLLVIENGQVRSRLVTPREGARLMGLPDSYRLPRSQTAGLQVIGDGVAVPAVRWLAESLLEPLLDSKTASLAAE
- the rfbB gene encoding dTDP-glucose 4,6-dehydratase, translating into MSQQNLRVMVTGGSGFIGSAVCRHLAGQNDVAILNYDKLTYAASPASLAMLEGKADYRFAQGDVADAAAVSAAVKGFRPNVVMHLAAESHVDRSITGPGDFIQTNIVGTYVMLQAALEHWQGLEGAEKDAFRFHHISTDEVFGSLGAEGLFSETTPYDPRSPYSASKASSDHLARAWHHTYGLPVVVSNCSNNYGPYHFPEKLIPLVTLNALEGKPLPVYGKGDNVRDWLHVEDHARALHLIATKGVPGESYNVGGRNERTNLQVVEAICDVLDALRPVAGLKRRDLITFVADRPGHDARYAIDATKLETELGWKAQETFDTGLRKTIQWYLDNEAWWAPLRERYAGQRLGLKSA